A genomic stretch from Halichoerus grypus chromosome 7, mHalGry1.hap1.1, whole genome shotgun sequence includes:
- the RGS18 gene encoding regulator of G-protein signaling 18 produces the protein METSLVFFPQLNMCESKEKTFFKLIHGSGKEETSKEAKIRAKEKRNRLSLLVQKPEFHEETHSSRSGHLTKETRVSPEEAVIWGESFDKLLSHKDGLETFTRFLKTEFSEENIEFWVACEDFKKSKDPQQIILKAKAIYEKFIRNDAPQEVNLDFHTKEVITKSITQPTLHSFDAAQSRVYQLMEQDSYTRFLKSDIYLDLREGRPQRPTNLRRRSRSFTCTEFQDVKSDVAIWL, from the exons atggAAACATCATTGGTTTTCTTTCCTCAATTAAATATGTGCgaatcaaaagaaaaaacttttttcaagTTAATACATGgttcaggaaaagaagaaacaagcaAAGAAGCCAAAATCAG agctaaggaaaaaagaaataggttaaGTCTTCTCGTGCAGAAACCTGAGTTTCATGAAGAAACCCACTCCAGTAGATCTGGGCACTTGACCAAAGAAACAAG AGTCTCCCCTGAAGAAGCAGTGATATGGGGTGAATCATTTGACAAACTGCTTTCCCATAAAG ATGGACTGGAGACTTTTACCAGATTCCTTAAAACAGAATTCAGTGAGGAAAACATTGAATTTTGGGTAGCCTGTGAAGATTTCAAGAAAAGTAAAGACCCTCAACAAATTATCCTTAAAGCAAAAGCAATATATGAGAAATTTATACGGAATGATGCTCCACAAGAG GTTAACCTTGATTTTCACACCAAAGAAGTCATTACTAAGAGCATCACCCAACCTACCCTACACAGTTTTGATGCTGCACAAAGCAGAGTGTATCAGCTTATGGAACAAGACAGTTATACACGTTTTCTGAAATCTGACATCTATTTAGACTTGAGAGAAGGAAGACCTCAGAGACCAACAAATCTTAGAAGACGATCACGCTCATTCACCTGTACAGAGTTCCAGGATGTAAAGTCAGATGTTGCCATTTggttataa